Proteins found in one Anopheles aquasalis chromosome 3, idAnoAquaMG_Q_19, whole genome shotgun sequence genomic segment:
- the LOC126578923 gene encoding uncharacterized protein LOC126578923 isoform X3, translating to MGSRHEKHSLAKLLLYVAPVVVSLRSPGEPEQTILEQQRRGRVSELTAVSVAVAEAATTKSNTDSDTFAGNLEATVQEKTVPVQKKLSVEDAEEEEAVEEEEVEEEEEVEEEEEVEEEEEVEEEVVQKIEVNKDTASKAKDNAATVVAAAPKEVAPETSASPVQNVEVTPKSDPVAVEPASKPQEKAIGEDTTDSVTEAPRPGSSLAASDVTSIDESKGDHAEKPSVPPQTYLWTEVKKSKEQVSDGGYPWTHLYKGEVEEGREGEPQSQPRPQETEAATVTGTEVEEKIINEEVKKEREEVPQQNGAHANGTVAEPSIVATTNGHTRSEAIPNEAGPSAVSPESPRRSRKRAASHEPEPSTSRHSLRDGIKHFLDEHPAIRNFSNSLTRKGKRTRSFVSHSLERAKSMADRSIDRARVQVTNTLRRKKAASEPRGFPEQKILNLRESPRLNNREIAAYVVRQPSDEALVKEEPIVKVTVETEASKNTIVVPDEIIELPSPDGPPERMEVEEPVIEVVVVAPSSTVDAPPAVEEDRYEIIEPPKSEETKIPPLPVVEEPPVIPVKAQPPPKAPRKKKEHHYEDIEDYQPQEATSAATASEPTGEKLKRQEHIQEGVDPILGEMLGNEKIKISLQLQDEKFVDDMFGRRKHLDEILQQSSEDEREPVTGRTVISSKGLLAPISSIDSTSSDEEARRTTQLSTLAEESDTGSVDGGPSPAKKQDSLKETTDLPPVAECSKELELTPAEEHLLVEREHQQQPPATPEEPKANVTTETVAPSPVPVEPESKVDTRWSKMSDHEYEPIGEPVPGSRLQPAAAAAAADGQHRKLSNSSFLRVPAGDEGDTVSMEELQKSIEDRFFNQPPADAEAAGTSVPTTEGVEGATTAATDEPKASKMKAAMAKAQSSGKQAMAKAQESGKQAMAKAQEGGKTLQKKLMQQTDRFKTKMSNIKLKKDGKDSSPAPLASPEVVTTPELEKLDFTLAVPKDEEEQQHPDAEIQSATPESPEAAAEEEHEGATTDAGKSGGKFAKLKNIHMPKLQKPDFKRPDFSKISKPKMPKLRGPDMSKFKRPEMPKFLTEKPDFGKMSEKIKLSRSKSMKEPSPSAATSAASPSDVSALGPVDDAPGRPSTKINYTDFSTYPRLFDKFKRQKSAPSGQASVRAGTPPPLEFTKAAKTTRAQGPNVVSRWTSEKSSEDAGGSNRFLQYTGSELDERETSVERRMRQELERAEFEGPELLAVTEEQKQLEEYDKENREIHLLSAARHDEFMKRKPPMERQESDLASEEEKQFWASALGQKIRQNIDMNSNDLDLLDEEERLLVAKENDEIDQEVREQAQYLLELSRQRAEKEHERRSSTPYTNQECQSSGSSSVRRRKGVLEEIDDDEFFLRQKGISKDNIQMGEYISSAIKEGLSHPKNALADMDRYDYYDEDTDGLRRYYQPSFESDDVSNRQDFTDSYRTFPPDRPNRKGKSKGAQAAGTTGYDEENDLDRIETEEQDDELAYYDRQRRTKYGSEQPELLQSVAARYMDDEFEDDGSLRRGEMLAGSVVPPTPPSRRRKKRFRDVTPSDVDSFANGAATTGAIVGKSISNNFIAGSLPTQQNVTVNRAEVPLAREESFGTIPEPAPRRSRSRSQLGSKILLADEDMDRVSRGAESLIGGIIDAAPGARGSYPYEVSENNGYATVRKEAPPRPPAPIRRRKSTRSLDAAPPVRQFNTLPSSYNHSVSPVRPQRNYSTINPNRPPRRKSVTSLTGSQQQLKPTTQRSRDDGGQYEDVLEGPVPPQRPPPPVIQRDVANKMKDRPLPPPPRPTRKPRRPDGTDRHDLDGGAERVVSVDVEEIDTSTQTDPVSEDFGLDAEIAAVTEQAAAASSRVNDAEQLEGALHRFRDGNVKALSDRPKSSRSGSRPETPASILIERKVSTPSLAHESVVEASLTVQPLEEFDDDQYIAELVKKYVSEEARKPEPRRTVDERRLRKSTSSLGREEEIRPVETLGTSLRTPTIRSTSRTSVDGRLSAATPEPLRNVEISPTVIEEIVERLRTTEQHHIDELHKLHQEQLEDLRKQHEEQKRLQEQRLEEQQRQLLEQQSQQLHETQQLKEQILQQQEHQKLLLAQQQNQQQQLLVAQQQQQLLMEQQEKERELQREKERELLREREQELERARERERELHLARELELQRAREVEQQRARDLEQQRIREMEVQRAREQEHQRLRELEIQRAIEAEQGRQRELELQQRAAQAAAAAQSVAKETATAAPTNETPSDAPLQPTVEEQPAAEGSVDVVDGPTIATTTELSAAATGAASAPPVRPPLPPLPPYAFHPDYLAYGIPPAAASQYLLRPSSLPSEEDGMTPLAPQRRRRHLRSKRESTSEDDQLHQQQREQQQRRHRHSTRSPEPSIPSLGGQLVRACGSSLRQTGDDLMAMLRASSKDENKRDLHIAIIILIVIVAGLMALGMSGEKAVHHHHWDYFSPPGHGGA from the exons ATGGGTTCGAGGCACGAGAAGCACTCCCTGGCCAAGCTGCTACTTTACGTAGCACCTGTTGTGG TGTCGCTGCGGAGCCCTGGAGAGCCGGAGCAAACCatcctggagcagcagcgaagggGACGGGTTAGCGAACTGACGGCCgtatcggtggcggtggccgaaGCCGCCACAACCAAATCCAACACCGACAGCGACACGTTTGCCGGTAATCTAGAGGCCACGGTGCAGGAGaaaacggtgccggtgcagaAGAAGCTCTCGGTGGAGGAcgccgaagaagaggaggcggttgaagaggaagaagttgaggaagaagaagaggttgaagaagaggaggaagtggaagaagaagaagaggtcgAAGAGGAGGTGGTGCAGAAGATCGAAGTGAACAAAGACACTGCCAGTAAAGCGAAGGATAACGCTGCCACTGTTGTCGCTGCCGCTCCAAAGGAAGTTGCCCCCGAAACCAGTGCCAGTCCTGTCCAGAACGTGGAAGTGACGCCGAAGAGTGATCCCGTAGCGGTAGAACCTGCCAGCAAGCCACAGGAGAAAGCGATTGGAGAGGATACTACCGATTCGGTAACAGAAGCACCTCGCCCTGGATCTTCCCTTGCCGCTAGTGACGTAACATCGATCGACGAGTCGAAGGGTGATCATGCCGAGAAACCATCCGTCCCGCCACAGACGTACCTCTGGACGGAGGTCAAGAAGTCCAAGGAACAGGTAAGCGAT GGTGGCTATCCCTGGACGCACCTCTACAAGGGAGAGGTCGAGGAGGGACGCGAAGGAGAGCCACAGTCTCAGCCTCGGCCACAGGAGACCGAAGCCGCTACTGTTACTGGCACCGAGGTGGAGGAAAAGATTATTAACGAAGAAGTGAAAAAGGAGCGAGAAGAAGTGCCACAACAGAATGGTGCCCATGCGAATGGAACTGTAGCTGAGCCCAGCATTGTGGCCACAACGAACGGTCACACCCGTTCCGAAGCGATCCCGAACGAAGCCGGTCCAAGTGCCGTAAGCCCGGAATCTCCACGGAGAAGTCGTAAGCGTGCGGCATCGCATGAACCCGAACCGTCCACCTCCCGCCATTCGCTGCGTGACGGTATCAAACACTTTCTGGACGAGCATCCGGCGATACGGAACTTTAGCAACAGCCTTACCCGGAAGGGCAAGAGgacccgttcgttcgtgagCCATTCGTTGGAGCGCGCAAAATCGATGGCGGATCGGAGTATTGATCGGGCCCGGGTACAGGTAACGAACACGCTCCGGCGGAAGAAGGCCGCCTCGGAACCGCGTGGATTCCCGGAGCAGAAAATTCTTAACCTCCGCGAATCACCTCGGCTCAACAATCGAGAAATTGCGGCGTATGTCGTACGACAACCGAGTGATGAAGCGCTGGTCAAGGAGGAGCCGATCGTGAAGGTAACGGTGGAAACGGAAGCATCCAAGAATACGATCGTGGTGCCGGATGAAATCATTGAGCTACCTTCGCCCGATGGTCCGCCAGAACGGATGGAAGTGGAGGAGCCCGTGATAGAGGTTGTTGTCGTTGCACCATCCTCCACCGTCGATGCTCCCCCGGCCGTAGAAGAAGATCGCTACGAAATCATTGAGCCACCGAAATCGGAAGAAACGAAAATTCCTCCGTTGCCGGTCGTTGAGGAACCACCGGTGATCCCGGTGAAGGCTCAGCCCCCGCCGAAAGCACCGCgcaagaaaaaggaacatcACTACGAAGACATCGAAGACTATCAGCCACAGGAAGCCACATCAGCGGCAACCGCCAGCGAACCGACGGGCGAGAAGTTGAAACGTCAGGAGCACATCCAGGAAGGAGTGGATCCAATTCTCGGTGAAATGCTTGGCAACGAGAAGATCAAAATATCGCTGCAGCTACAGGACGAAAAGTTTGTCGATGACATGTTCGGACGCCGGAAGCATCTGGATGAGATTCTGCAGCAATCGTCGGAGGACGAACGTGAACCGGTCACTGGGCGCACGGTGATCAGCAGCAAGGGCCTCCTAGCACCCATCTCTTCGATCGATTCAACATCATCCGACGAGGAGGCACGCCGTACCACGCAGCTGTCAACGTTGGCCGAAGAGAGCGATACGGGCAGTGTCGATGGTGGTCCATCACCGGCCAAGAAGCAGGATTCGCTGAAGGAAACCACGGACCTACCGCCGGTGGCCGAATGTAGCAAGGAGCTCGAACTGACACCGGCCGAGGAGCATCTTCTGGTCGAACGggaacaccaacagcaaccgccAGCCACTCCCGAGGAGCCCAAAGCGAACGTCACGACGGAAACCGTCGCACCatcgccggtgccggtcgaACCGGAGTCGAAGGTTGACACTCGCTGGTCTAAAATGAG TGATCACGAGTACGAGCCCATCGGAGAGCCGGTCCCCGGTTCGCGAttacagccagcagcagcagcagcagcagcggatggACAGCACCGTAAGCTTTCCAACTCTTCGTTCCTGCGCGTTCCGGCCGGAGATGAAGGTGATACGGTCAGCATGGAGGAGCTGCAGAAGTCGATCGAAGATCGTTTCTTTAATCAACCACCGGCGGATGCCGAAGCTGCCGGTACCTCGGTGCCTACTACCGAGGGCGTTGAGGGAGCTACAACCGCAGCAACCGATGAGCCGAAAGCGAGCAAAATGAAGGCTGCGATGGCGAAGGCCCAGAGCAGCGGTAAACAGGCGATGGCCAAGGCCCAGGAGAGCGGTAAGCAAGCCATGGCCAAAGCACAGGAGGGCGGAAAGACGTTGCAAAAGAAGTTGATGCAGCAAACGGATCGCTTCAAGACGAAAATGTCAAACATTAAGCTCAAGAAGGACGGCAAGGACAGCTCTCCTGCTCCGCTCGCTAGCCCCGAGGTGGTAACGACGCCTGAGCTAGAGAAACTTGACTTTACTCTGGCCGTACCGAAGGATgaggaggaacagcagcatcctgaTGCCGAGATTCAATCGGCTACTCCGGAGAGCCCTGAAGCTGCTGCCGAAGAGGAACACGAAGGCGCAACCACTGATGCTGGCAAATCGGGCGGCAAGTTCGCGAAACTCAAGAACATCCACATGCCCAAGCTACAGAAACCGGACTTTAAGCGTCCCGATTTCAGCAAAATCTCCAAACCCAAGATGCCCAAACTGCGCGGTCCGGATATGTCCAAGTTTAAGCGCCCGGAGATGCCCAAATTCCTCACCGAGAAACCGGACTTCGGTAAAATGTCCGAAAAGATCAAACTTTCGCGCAGTAAATCGATGAAGGAACCGTCACCATCCGCCGCGACCAGTGCGGCCTCACCGTCGGACGTTTCGGCCCTTGGACCGGTTGATGATGCACCCGGACGCCCATCCACGAAGATCAACTATACCGATTTCAGCACGTACCCACGGTTGTTCGATAAGTTTAAGCGCCAAAAATCGGCCCCCAGCGGACAGGCTAGTGTGCGCGccggtacaccaccaccactggagtTCACCAAGGCGGCCAAGACGACACGGGCCCAAGGACCGAACGTGGTGTCACGCTGGACATCCGAAAAATCATCGGAAGATGCCGGTGGTAGCAATCGGTTCCTGCAGTACACCGGAAGCGAACTGGACGAACGGGAAACGTCAGTCGAGCGTCGTATGCGCCAGGAGTTGGAGCGAGCGGAATTCGAGGGCCCTGAGCTGTTGGCCGTCACCGAGGAAcagaagcagctggaagagTACGATAAAGAGAACCGGGAGATCCACCTACTATCCGCCGCACGGCACGATGAGTTTATGAAGCGCAAACCACCGATGGAACGCCAGGAGTCAGATCTGGCCTCGGAAGAGGAGAAACAGTTCTGGGCCAGTGCGCTCGGCCAGAAGATACGCCAGAACATCGACATGAACAGTAACGATTTGGATTTGCTCGATGAAGAGgaacggctgctggtggccaaggAGAATGACGAGATTGACCAGGAGGTACGCGAGCAGGCTCAGTATCTGCTCGAGCTGAGCCGGCAGCGGGCGGAGAAGGAGCACGAACGACGCTCGTCCACACCGTACACCAACCAGGAGTGCCAATCGTCGGGTAGCTCGAGTGTGCGGCGCCGCAAGGGCGTACTGGAGgagatcgatgacgatgagttcTTCCTGCGCCAGAAGGGCATCTCGAAGGACAACATCCAGATGGGCGAGTACATTAGCTCGGCCATCAAGGAGGGTTTAAGTCACCCGAAGAATGCGCTGGCCGATATGGATCGGTACGATTACTACGATGAGGATACGGATGGGCTGCGGCGTTACTATCAACCGAGTTTCGAGTCGGACGATGTGTCCAATCGGCAGGACTTTACCGATAGCTACCGTACGTTCCCACCGGATCGTCCGAATCGCAAGGGGAAGAGCAAGGGGGCACAGGCGGCAGGCACCACCGGGTACGATGAGGAGAATGATCTGGATCGTATCGAGACGGAAGAGCAGGACGATGAGCTGGCTTACTATGATCGACAGCGGCGCACAAAGTATGGTAGCGAGCAACCGGAACTGCTGCAATCCGTGGCCGCCCGTTACATGGACGACGAGTTCGAGGACGATGGTAGCTTGCGACGTGGTGAAATGttggccggttcggttgtaccaccgacaccaccgtcCAGGCGCCGCAAGAAGCGCTTCCGTGATGTGACGCCCTCGGACGTAGACTCATTCGCGAAcggtgccgccaccaccggcgccaTCGTCGGGAAGTCCATCTCCAATAACTTCATCGCCGGATCACTCCCCACG CAGCAGAATGTCACCGTTAACCGTGCGGAGGTACCGCTGGCTCGGGAGGAAAGCTTCGGCACCATaccggaaccggcaccgaGACGTTCCCGTTCACGATCGCAGCTCGGTTCCAAGATACTGCTGGCCGACGAGGACATGGATCGGGTGTCGCGTGGTGCTGAGTCACTGATCGGTGGCATCATCGATGCTGCACCAGGTGCCAGAGGATCGTATCCGTATGAAGTTTCCGAAAACAACGG CTATGCCACCGTACGCAAGGAAGCTCCTCCgaggccaccggcaccgataaGGCGCCGCAAGTCAACCCGGTCACTcgatgcagcaccaccagtgcgGCAGTTCAATACGCTGCCCAGCAGCTACAACCACTCGGTGTCCCCTGTGCGGCCACAGCGTAACTACAGCACCATCAATCCGAACCGTCCACCACGCAGGAAGTCCGTCACCAGCCTCACcggcagtcagcagcagct GAAACCGACCACCCAGCGAAGccgggatgatggtggccagtaTGAGGATGTGCTGGAAGGACCGGTACCACCAcagcgcccaccaccaccagtgatACAGCGCGATGTAGCGAATAAGATGAAGGATcgtccactaccaccaccgccacgtccAACGCGCAAACCACGACGCCCCGATGGTACGGATCGTCACGatctcgatggtggtgccgagcGTGTGGTCTCGGTTGATGTCGAAGAAATCGATACGTCCACCCAGACCGATCCAGTTTCGGAAGATTTCGGACTGGACGCGGAGATAGCGGCCGTAACGGAGCAAGCGGCGGCTGCATCAAGCCGTGTCAACGATGCGGAACAACTCGAGGGAGCCCTTCACCGGTTCCGGGACGGTAACGTGAAGGCACTGTCCGATCGGCCCAAATCTTCCCGCTCCGGCAGTCGACCGGAAACGCCGGCTTCGATTTTGATCGAACGCAAAGTATCAACCCCATCGTTGGCCCACGAATCCGTCGTCGAGGCATCGCTGACGGTCCAACCGCTCGAAGAGTTCGACGACGATCAGTACATAGCGGAGCTGGTGAAGAAGTACGTCTCGGAGGAGGCACGCAAACCGGAACCAAGGCGAACGGTAGACGAGCGACGCCTGCGCAAAAGTACGAGCAGCCTCGGGCGTGAGGAAGAGATCCGTCCGGTGGAGACGCTCGGTACTTCTCTCCGCACTCCGACAATCCGTTCGACGAGCCGCACCTCCGTCGATGGTCGTCTGTCGGCCGCCACACCCGAGCCACTGCGCAACGTCGAGATTTCACCCACGGTTATCGAGGAGATTGTGGAGCGATTGCGTACGaccgagcagcaccacatcgACGAACTGCACAAGCTACACCAGGAGCAGCTCGAGGATCTGCGCAAACAGCACGAGGAACAGAAACGACTGCAGGAGCAACGGCTAGAGGAACAGCAGCGTCAGCTACTAGAACAGCAAAGCCAACAGCTACACGAAACACAGCAGCTCAAGGAACAGATCCTCCAGCAGCAAGAACACCAAAAGCTGCTTCTGGCTCAACAAcagaaccaacagcaacagctactggtcgcacaacagcaacagcaactcctAATGGAGCAGCAAGAGAAGGAGCGTGAGTTGCAGCGCGAAAAGGAACGTGAGCTGTTGCGAGAGCGTGAGCAAGAGCTAGAGCGTGCCCGGGAGCGTGAACGGGAGCTACACCTGGCCCGTGAGCTGGAGTTGCAGCGTGCCCGCGAAGTGGAACAACAGCGAGCCCGCGATCTCGAGCAGCAAAGGATACGCGAGATGGAAgtgcagcgagcgcgcgaacAGGAACACCAACGGTTGCGCGAACTCGAGATCCAGCGGGCGATCGAAGCGGAACAGGGCCGTCAGCGAGagctggaactgcagcagaGGGCTgctcaggcagcagcagcagctcagtcCGTTGCCAAGGAAACGGCAACTGCTGCACCAACGAATGAAACGCCAAGCGATGCCCCGCTGCAGCCAACGGTGGAAGAACAGCCAGCTGCAGAGGGTTCAGTTGATGTGGTAGATGGCCCAACGATCGCTACCACGACTGagctatcagcagcagcaacgggagcagcatcagcaccaccagttcgaccaccactaccaccactgccaccttACGCTTTCCATCCCGATTACCTAGCCTACGGTATTCCTCCGGCGGCCGCCTCGCAATATCTGCTGCGACCGAGCAGTCTCCCATCGGAAGAGGACGGTATGACCCCACTGGCCCCGCagcgccgccgtcgccatcttCGCTCGAAGCGTGAATCCACCTCCGAGGATGATCAgctgcatcagcaacagcgtgaacagcaacaacggcgcCATCGACACAGTACTCGTTCGCCCGAACCTTCGATCCCATCGCTCGGTGGCCAGCTGGTACGGGCTTGTGGTAGCTCGTTGCGTCAAACCGGGGACGATTTGATGGCGATGCTGCGGGCCAGCAGCAAGGATGAGAACAAGCGCGATCTgcacatcgccatcatcatcctcatagTGATCGTGGCCGGTCTGATGGCGCTCGGAATGAGCGGGGAGAAGGcggttcaccatcatcactggGATTACTTTAGTCCACCGGGCCATGGTGGTGCTTAG